TGAGTCCCATCTAATCACTCCTTCCTGGCTTACTCGGGCCATGTTAATAGTTTTGTATCTATACTtcgtctgtaagcaggactatagTCTCAACCAAATTATGTTATCACTTTCACTGAAAGCATAAAATTTATCATCAGATAAACTCGGATAAATACTGTCGAGTCTAAACAGTTAATTACgtttatttgttgtaaaacaCCGGTAAATATTACGATGATAAAATTTGTCATAAAGTCCTCTCAAATAATGTACCAGCATGATGAAAACACAATAGCAATATCGTAAACCATTTATCCTGGCATCAATATTTTTTAGATATTAAATGGTAAGCCAAGCGTTCCCTGATACTTCTATGTATTCTCATGAAAAATAGAAGCCATTGATTATTCAAGGTAGTATGATAGGGATGAAGCCTTTTTCCATGGGTAATCAAATTGGTGATGGATAATGACATGTTTACGATGACGGTGATGACGTATTGCAAATGacgtcaccattattgatataTTTAGGAGTTCGTCATACAAAACTGTGCATGACGAATATTCAGATTAAATTATGCGACACGTACAAAAATTAACAGTACGTCATGGATAGAACACACGTCAAGATAGGAAAAAAAAGCAGTTTTAATTTACTAAATAAATTTTAACAAGAGTTGGCATAGTACAGAGAGGGGCACACAtgaacatacatattttataccATAAGAAACCATGAATGTGTACCAGTTCTATATGACTTCACATTAACCCATAGAAGCATGAATACATTCATACAAGTCATACACTTCACAATCATTTTACATATCACATGACAATAAACACTTGGAGACATACAAGATTATTTTTTCTAGAAATTTAATCACGTCAAACAGTGATGCCAttctatattacatacatagtCACGCTTTCCATcctaatgtatatacattggtTTGTCCCATCACTTAGCTCACTATTGAAGAATGGTCCATTCTTGTATCAAAATAGGGGACTGAAGTGAGGGCATCATACTCTTCCAAAATGTCGAGCTCTAAGGACTGTCTCTGATTTTCATAGAAGctgaacaaaaacacaatttcttgatacacatacatgttcAAGACAAAAGTAGGACTTCATTTATTGTCCTCTATTTTGCATTGGTCTAATTTGGTCTCATTATGTAAGGTATGATAAACATACATAGAACTACTTGCCTTTGGTCTTTGTACtgtttgatacattttaatgtTAAATGACCTGAAATCCTTTTCCGTACAGGAATAGTTTTGCCTTTTCAGCATATGTTTTGTTCTGAGACAGTTCCCCAATATCCTTCAGTTTCAAAGGGTATGCTCATTAGCCAATTTTTTCGCACTATCGTCTTTCTCTTTCCTTGCCCGTTTTCCTCTCATTACAGCTTCTTTGAACAGTTTACAATAGAGTTCCACTGCCTCTGGAGTATCGTCATTCCCTGGAACCGGATACGTTATCAAGTTTGGGTTACTGTTGCTATCTACAATCCCGATGGTCGGAATATTCATCTTGGCAGAATCTCGCACCGCTGTATGTTCCTGGAACACGTTAGTCTGTGTGCTCAACAGAATCACTAGATGAGGCAGTTTGGTTTCTGGACCATACTGCAGAAGGGCGTTTGTGAAACATCCACCCTGCCAGTAACGAGTGTGTGCGTACTCGCCACACTCAATCGCAGTCTTTTCTACGAGATGCGTATACTGTAAGGACCGATTCACGAACAGTATAATCCCTTTCCTGTAGGCGATATGTGCGGTCACATTCAAGGCAAGTTGAAGGTGCTCCACAGTTTGATCAAGGTCAAGTATACACATTTTTTGTCGCACGCCAAAGATGTACTTTTTCATGTGACGATTCAGCACTCCTAATTTGTGTCCTAAATGAACTTTGGCATTAAATAAATCCTCCATTGTGAACATGTCAGCGACGTTGAAGTAATCGGGGTGATGTAATGGATCCTCAATTTTCATCTCCTGATTCTGATTACCTACGAGAACAAAATTGCATTAACGTTAATCTTCAACTATTGCTACCACACACTGAGTTAGAACATCAATAAATTAATAAGGATAATAATGAATGAACATCTATCatggagtgaacaagactgacagtttgcagtcgaaagttCTCTgcttatcaacagcgccctctatcatggaATGAAAAAGACTTTGCAGTTGAAAactctcagcttatcaacagcgccctctatcatagtGTGAACAAGACTGTTCAGCGGTGAAAGCttatcaaaagtatgttgtGTGCTTTGGTTAAAAATTTTGTACTCATAATACAGCTAATTTTTTGTTTGCTGACATCTAGTCAACAAACCAGGGGTGACAGTCAgctatcaccatgacaaccatcaCACACTGTGTCATCGTTATCACTCACTATTTCAATCAGTCAAGATCACTATCACAAATGCCAGTCGACACTTTCATCATGACAACCAGGATTCCTTTGATGGAACCACACGTTGATAAGACAAACATGATTCATGAACCTACTGTATGTTAATATACAACACCTTCtgtaagggaaggttatattTTAGGGatgaaaattcaaatttgttgtCGTCATCACTGTCATTCTCGCCATCACAATCGCTATAATTACAGTCAAAACACTTAAATGGTcatataaaatttgcatatttaaccaaaatagatttttttcacatttgataTTTGTCTTGTTTTCTCAAGCAGacaaatgatatttttgacttaatttgatatttttctcTAATACAGTCAAACCTGTGTATAGTGGTCAGCCAAGGGACTAACAAAATCTGGCCACTATAGAGAGGTGGCCTTTCTGTACAGGGTTGGTTGTTTTTGTAATCAGGTGGCCAAAACATTTAGAAGTTAAGAGAAGTGGggacacaaactaaatacaacataatattaaGGGTTTAAAAACTAATTATTTAATCtcacatcaaaaatacatgtacatgtatttacaattcaatgacAACTCTGCTTTGCATACATTCTAGAAGTAATTTTGCAGTTTCTgtgaaaaatatcaatcatGAATAGTCTAGTCcaattacaaatttatgtaacaCAGTTTTTCGTCTTTCAAATCTTTCTTTTACGATCACCTGGTGCGTTGCTTTCGAACTCCTCCAAAAATTCAGACTTGCGTTTCTTTATGATCAGTATCTGGGTACGCCCATCACCATACTTCTCAGCCAGTTTGCGTGAGCCAACAGAACAACCACTCGCTTTGTACAGACTGATAATCTCGACCTTTTCGTTCAAAG
The nucleotide sequence above comes from Glandiceps talaboti chromosome 10, keGlaTala1.1, whole genome shotgun sequence. Encoded proteins:
- the LOC144441457 gene encoding small ribosomal subunit protein uS2m-like — translated: MATTMLRLRPSSKFLIFSRYIESVHTSGVLHNQNMMRYCTGRVIAPTLQKMCYSVSAAEKPELKTDIGNQNQEMKIEDPLHHPDYFNVADMFTMEDLFNAKVHLGHKLGVLNRHMKKYIFGVRQKMCILDLDQTVEHLQLALNVTAHIAYRKGIILFVNRSLQYTHLVEKTAIECGEYAHTRYWQGGCFTNALLQYGPETKLPHLVILLSTQTNVFQEHTAVRDSAKMNIPTIGIVDSNSNPNLITYPVPGNDDTPEAVELYCKLFKEAVMRGKRARKEKDDSAKKLANEHTL